The following proteins come from a genomic window of Bactrocera dorsalis isolate Fly_Bdor chromosome 6, ASM2337382v1, whole genome shotgun sequence:
- the LOC125779252 gene encoding proteoglycan 4-like, translated as MAGSFGTSPHAIRYPGAPSTRSPERKSRRQHRRRCQQCAEYKIDQRRPAGMMATMQCSRPWEVVTADFVGPLPRSTNGNSCLLVLRDKFSKWVELVPVRNATTASVIKALRERVIYRFSCPDVFLTDNGKQFTGKPLTQFLESHGIQHRFTAIYAPHENPNERTNRVVKTMIAQRAKADHRTWDHQLAEIAFAINTSQHDSTKTSAAEINFGYIPATPKQIRKEGNVPDEEATTVPTLTELWQEVSRNLSTAAKRQKRYYDLRRRPWKPLIGEKVLKRDHPLSSAVNNFAQKLAPKYSGPYIVRKFKSTNTVELVKPPDEPQRPPPFRPPPEARPRVHPNTTALYAISTDNTGSAARTRPRVPRQHLEHSVNASTRSRPATEPAALEALLRQTPLSTNARKLPTTRRAPTPREADREAGAATEPRAAQTPTHPAGQAKAQVTLSAKQSDLPTAASLQLGQRRTAKSTARKEASTAELLAEKVQEAPATTTSACSNDDGASAPAIDKTNVETTPPHPKATPTPTTIRPPTAEISAQPATPEPLAEKVQEAPATTTPACSNDDGASAPAIDKTNVETTPPHPKATPTPTTTRPPTAEISA; from the coding sequence ATGGCCGGCTCTTTCGGCACATCGCCCCACGCAATACGCTATCCAGGAGCACCGTCGACTCGAAGTCCTGAGAGAAAATCACGACGCCAGCACCGGCGTCGATGCCAACAATGTGCCGAATATAAGATAGACCAGCGCCGACCTGCCGGGATGATGGCCACCATGCAATGCTCACGACCATGGGAAGTTGTAACGGCAGATTTTGTAGGCCCACTACCACGCTCAACAAATGGCAACTCGTGCTTGCTAGTGCTCAGGGATAAGTTCTCCAAGTGGGTGGAACTCGTGCCAGTCCGGAATGCAACCACCGCCAGTGTTATAAAGGCGCTACGAGAACGCGTGATATACCGGTTTAGCTGCCCTGACGTATTCCTTACCGACAACGGGAAGCAATTCACCGGAAAGCCGCTTACACAGTTCCTGGAGAGCCACGGAATTCAACATCGTTTCACCGCCATTTACGCTCCACACGAGAACCCAAACGAGCGCACCAACAGAGTCGTGAAAACTATGATCGCCCAACGAGCAAAGGCCGATCACCGGACCTGGGACCACCAACTAGCCGAAATAGCTTTCGCGATAAATACATCACAACACGACTCGACAAAAACATCAGCAGCTGAGATAAACTTCGGGTACATACCAGCTACACCGAAACAAATCCGCAAAGAAGGAAACGTGCCCGACGAAGAAGCCACCACCGTGCCGACACTCACCGAGCTTTGGCAAGAAGTTTCTCGCAACTTGTCCACCGCAGCAAAACGCCAGAAGAGATACTACGATTTGCGCAGACGACCATGGAAGCCACTTATCGGCGAGAAAGTACTCAAAAGAGATCATCCGCTCTCTTCCGCAGTAAACAACTTTGCACAGAAGCTTGCTCCGAAGTATTCTGGCCCATATATCGTCAGAAAATTCAAGTCGACCAATACAGTTGAACTTGTGAAGCCGCCGGACGAGCCGCAAAGGCCGCCACCTTTCCGGCCACCCCCGGAAGCACGACCGCGGGTGCACCCGAATACAACCGCGTTATATGCGATAAGTACCGACAACACTGGGTCAGCTGCCCGAACTCGTCCTAGGGTACCCAGACAGCACCTGGAGCACAGCGTCAACGCCTCCACCCGAAGTCGGCCGGCCACAGAACCAGCGGCATTAGAAGCATTGCTACGACAGACGCCGCTCAGCACCAACGCCCGGAAGCTCCCGACCACCAGGCGAGCCCCAACGCCACGGGAAGCAGACCGTGAAGCTGGTGCTGCGACAGAGCCGCGCGCCGCCCAAACCCCGACGCACCCAGCAGGCCAAGCGAAGGCCCAGGTAACGCTCTCCGCCAAACAAAGCGACCTGCCGACTGCAGCTTCGCTCCAACTCGGCCAGCGACGCACGGCAAAGAGTACCGCGAGGAAGGAAGCCAGTACCGCGGAGCTACTCGCAGAGAAGGTGCAAGAGGCACCCGCTACAACAACGTCGGCATGCTCGAACGACGATGGGGCGTCTGCCCCAGCAATTGACAAGACCAACGTCGAGACGACGCCGCCTCACCCAAAAGCGACGCCAACCCCGACAACGATCCGGCCTCCAACTGCCGAGATCAGCGCGCAACCGGCCACGCCTGAGCCACTCGCAGAGAAGGTGCAAGAGGCGCCCGCTACAACAACGCCGGCATGCTCGAACGACGATGGGGCGTCTGCCCCAGCAATTGACAAGACCAACGTCGAGACGACGCCGCCTCACCCAAAAGCGACGCCAACCCCGACGACGACCCGGCCTCCAACTGCCGAGATCAGCGCATAA